A window of the Magnetococcales bacterium genome harbors these coding sequences:
- a CDS encoding FHA domain-containing protein, whose amino-acid sequence MNKPPPPITGISDLLGEGSRLDYHALMSLASETPEQNFIRQLGHWVLAGDRVVRGKITPATSDIIETARFEPAANQPIHAPVPGNLTEVIYAFHKPTQPVDGVHSFTLGRTDENDFVMPDYAISRNQAVIHVFRGNRFRIRCLGGSNPIYVNNAPLTREQLLREGDVIDFGRFRFVLLAPSGLYFRLKGIKAQPRIRQLINSLGQADYKALKDYAEKHNVDIFSQLLRHPSLVGSGVFRGYASRTPGTDPDATHAFLRDLSGGPDAVPFKVLGRSIFPLIQPERTEENQQESLTIGRAVENDLVMGDDAISNHHAQILFGATGQYFIQDLHSTNGVFVNGHELDRKPCELFDNDKVKIGRHEFTMMFPSNLFYHLTGARF is encoded by the coding sequence ATGAACAAACCACCTCCCCCCATCACCGGAATCTCCGATCTGCTCGGCGAGGGAAGCAGACTCGACTACCACGCCTTGATGAGTCTGGCCTCCGAAACCCCCGAACAAAACTTCATCCGCCAACTCGGACACTGGGTGTTGGCCGGAGATCGGGTGGTGCGGGGCAAAATCACCCCGGCCACCAGCGACATCATCGAAACCGCCCGGTTTGAACCCGCCGCCAACCAGCCGATCCACGCTCCCGTCCCCGGCAATCTGACCGAGGTGATCTACGCCTTCCACAAACCCACCCAACCCGTGGACGGTGTACACTCCTTCACCCTGGGTCGCACCGACGAAAACGATTTCGTCATGCCCGATTACGCGATCTCCCGCAATCAGGCGGTGATTCACGTTTTCCGGGGCAACCGTTTCCGGATCCGCTGTCTGGGAGGATCCAACCCGATCTATGTGAACAACGCCCCTTTGACCAGAGAACAACTCCTGCGGGAAGGGGATGTGATCGATTTCGGGCGGTTTCGTTTTGTGTTGCTGGCCCCAAGCGGTCTGTATTTCCGTTTGAAAGGGATCAAGGCCCAACCCCGCATCCGGCAGTTGATCAACTCCCTGGGACAGGCGGACTACAAAGCCTTGAAGGATTACGCGGAAAAACACAACGTGGACATCTTCTCCCAACTGTTGCGCCATCCGAGTCTGGTGGGTTCCGGAGTCTTTCGCGGCTATGCCAGCCGTACCCCCGGCACCGACCCGGATGCCACCCACGCCTTTCTGCGGGATCTGTCGGGGGGACCGGACGCAGTGCCTTTCAAGGTTTTGGGCCGCTCGATCTTTCCGTTGATCCAGCCGGAACGCACCGAAGAAAACCAACAGGAGTCCCTCACCATCGGTCGGGCGGTGGAAAATGATCTGGTCATGGGGGATGACGCCATCTCCAATCACCATGCCCAGATCCTCTTTGGCGCAACCGGACAGTATTTCATCCAGGATCTGCATTCCACCAACGGGGTTTTTGTCAACGGTCACGAACTGGACCGGAAACCCTGTGAACTGTTCGACAACGATAAGGTCAAGATCGGTCGTCACGAATTCACCATGATGTTTCCCAGCAATCTGTTCTATCATCTGACCGGAGCGCGATTCTGA
- the recA gene encoding recombinase RecA has product MALDTDRAKALEAAISQIERQYGKGSIMRMSAAAVADVPVISTGSLGVDLALGIGGVPRGRVVEVFGPEASGKTTLALHVAAEVQMAGGVAAFVDAEHALDPAYARRLGVDIDQLLISQPDTGEQALEIVDMLVRSGAVDLVVVDSVAALTPKAELEGEMGDSHMGLQARLMSQALRKLTGSINRSQAVVLFINQIRQKIGVMFGNPETTTGGNALKFYASVRLDIRRVAAIKDKEQVVGARCKVKVVKNKHAPPFRTVEFDINYGEGISLEGEVLDMAVEEKIIEKSGAWFSLDGERIGQGRENVKQYLRDNRELLYSLEDRLRTHFGLAPKRSGDVTMMSGLASPKAGGGKGGGRGKPAARPAASSEESYEADGGDV; this is encoded by the coding sequence ATGGCACTGGACACGGATCGGGCCAAAGCCCTGGAAGCGGCCATCTCGCAGATCGAGCGGCAGTATGGCAAGGGATCCATCATGCGGATGAGCGCCGCCGCGGTGGCGGATGTGCCGGTGATTTCCACCGGATCGTTGGGCGTGGATCTGGCTTTGGGTATCGGTGGCGTGCCGCGGGGACGGGTGGTGGAAGTGTTTGGTCCCGAGGCTTCGGGCAAGACCACTTTGGCCTTGCATGTGGCCGCCGAGGTGCAGATGGCCGGAGGCGTGGCCGCCTTCGTGGATGCCGAACACGCGTTGGATCCGGCCTATGCCCGTCGTCTGGGGGTGGATATCGATCAACTGCTCATCAGTCAGCCCGACACCGGGGAGCAGGCTTTGGAAATCGTCGACATGCTGGTGCGTTCCGGGGCGGTGGATCTGGTGGTGGTGGACTCGGTGGCCGCTTTGACCCCCAAGGCGGAACTGGAAGGAGAGATGGGGGATTCCCACATGGGCTTGCAGGCCCGTCTCATGTCCCAGGCGCTGCGGAAATTGACCGGTTCCATCAACCGTTCCCAGGCCGTGGTGTTGTTCATCAACCAGATTCGTCAGAAAATCGGGGTGATGTTCGGCAATCCGGAGACCACCACCGGTGGCAATGCCCTCAAGTTCTACGCCTCCGTGCGTCTGGACATCCGCCGCGTGGCCGCCATCAAGGACAAGGAACAGGTGGTGGGCGCCCGCTGCAAGGTGAAAGTGGTCAAGAACAAACACGCGCCGCCGTTTCGCACCGTGGAGTTCGACATTAACTACGGCGAGGGCATCTCCCTGGAAGGAGAGGTGCTGGACATGGCCGTGGAAGAAAAGATCATCGAAAAATCCGGGGCTTGGTTCTCCCTCGACGGGGAGCGGATCGGCCAGGGACGGGAGAATGTCAAGCAGTATCTGCGGGACAACCGCGAACTGCTCTACTCCCTGGAGGATCGTTTGCGCACCCATTTCGGCCTGGCGCCCAAGCGCAGCGGCGACGTGACCATGATGAGCGGGCTGGCTTCGCCCAAGGCCGGGGGCGGCAAGGGTGGGGGGCGCGGCAAACCCGCTGCCCGTCCCGCCGCCAGCTCGGAAGAAAGCTATGAGGCGGATGGAGGGGATGTTTGA
- a CDS encoding sel1 repeat family protein, translated as MAMGFRLWILVWLGLLGGIPVIGDAAPLDSWIRQAEQGDVKAQLKLGQMFHEGRGVAVEYRQAMRWYRLAAAQGNAEAQNGVGTLYDNGKGVTRDYREAARWFLMAAEQDHVLARRNLGWMYEKGQGLVQDDERSYLWQFLAQRARDGKRVGQENDPCRFCATVAARMTPARIARAREMARQWKPGEPLVFAPLRPRQGSGATPR; from the coding sequence ATGGCCATGGGATTCCGGCTGTGGATCCTGGTCTGGCTGGGGTTGTTGGGGGGGATCCCGGTCATCGGGGACGCCGCCCCATTGGACTCCTGGATCCGTCAGGCGGAGCAGGGAGATGTGAAGGCCCAACTCAAGCTGGGACAGATGTTTCACGAAGGCCGGGGGGTGGCCGTGGAGTATCGGCAGGCCATGCGCTGGTATCGTCTGGCGGCCGCCCAGGGCAATGCCGAGGCCCAGAACGGCGTGGGAACCTTGTACGACAATGGCAAGGGCGTGACCAGGGATTACCGCGAGGCGGCCCGATGGTTCTTGATGGCTGCGGAGCAGGACCATGTGCTGGCGCGGCGCAATCTGGGCTGGATGTACGAAAAAGGGCAGGGGCTGGTCCAGGATGATGAACGGTCTTACCTGTGGCAGTTTCTGGCCCAGAGGGCGCGGGACGGCAAGCGGGTCGGACAGGAGAATGACCCCTGCCGGTTTTGCGCCACCGTGGCCGCTCGCATGACCCCGGCCCGGATCGCCCGGGCCAGGGAGATGGCCAGACAGTGGAAACCTGGCGAGCCTTTGGTCTTTGCGCCGTTGCGTCCCCGTCAGGGGAGTGGAGCGACGCCGCGGTGA
- the parC gene encoding DNA topoisomerase IV subunit A — MNPEAGVIVDAPLRLELETRYLAYALSTIISRSLPDVRDGLKPVHRRILFAMRALNLDPGSPYKKSARVVGDVIGKFHPHGDQAAYDAMVRLAQEFAVRYPLVDGQGNFGNIDGDGAAAMRYTEARLTVAARAMMEDLNLDVVEFAATYDGSLEEPTVLPSRFPNLLANGSTGIAVGMSTSIPPHNVGEVLDACLHLIHEPDATVNRLLDIVPGPDFPTGGVVVADRAERLAIYETGRGTLRLRARILREDLPRGAWRLVVTEIPYQVQKSRLIERIAELIVEHKCMFLEDVRDESDERVRIVLEPKSSRMDPEMVLAYLYKNTDLETRVTMNFNVIDQGRPKVLDLASLLKAWLAHRFDVHGRRARFELARIGERLHLLSAHLIAHLNIDEVVAIIKEHDEPAPVLMARFGLDREQAEAVLNLRLRALRRLEEMEIRKEMADKEARARELTAMLADDRLMWAAIEGELRLTRQEFADPRRTELAGAPPPEVILKPEDLTPREAVTVILSRMGWVRTVRGHEEIVADKLRFKGEDGLLMTIKAHANDQITFVTASGKAFSMLADRLPAGKGFGDPLTVLFNIEGGDAAVWVMAPDPEREYFVVTRLGQGFRVSGADLIASRRDGKQWLTLKPNDTLLHLHPVKGSEVAAIGRGRKLLVCGLDEFPLLSRGQGVRIQFLLSDEVLMDATTFRPEDGITLDTGKRQKNFTDLTLWRGRRATRGAMLPHGFLSGAVFVGTGVSPWEAGKGYTREMF, encoded by the coding sequence TTGAATCCGGAAGCCGGCGTCATCGTTGACGCCCCGTTGCGGCTGGAGTTGGAGACCCGTTATCTCGCCTACGCCCTCTCCACGATCATCAGCCGTTCCCTGCCGGATGTCCGGGATGGATTGAAACCGGTCCATCGGCGGATTCTGTTCGCCATGCGCGCACTGAATCTGGATCCGGGTTCGCCCTACAAGAAGTCCGCCCGGGTGGTGGGCGACGTGATCGGCAAATTCCATCCCCACGGGGATCAGGCCGCCTACGACGCCATGGTGCGACTGGCCCAGGAGTTCGCGGTCCGTTATCCCCTGGTGGATGGCCAGGGGAACTTCGGCAACATCGATGGCGATGGCGCGGCGGCCATGCGCTATACCGAAGCCCGCCTCACCGTGGCCGCCCGGGCCATGATGGAGGATCTCAACCTCGACGTGGTGGAGTTCGCCGCCACCTATGACGGTTCCCTGGAAGAGCCGACGGTTCTGCCTTCCCGTTTTCCCAATCTGCTGGCCAATGGTTCCACCGGGATCGCGGTGGGCATGTCGACCTCGATCCCGCCCCACAACGTCGGTGAAGTCCTCGACGCCTGCTTGCACCTGATCCACGAACCCGATGCCACGGTGAATCGTCTGCTCGACATCGTGCCGGGTCCGGATTTTCCCACCGGCGGGGTGGTGGTGGCGGACCGGGCCGAACGGCTGGCCATCTACGAGACCGGTCGCGGCACCTTGCGGTTGCGGGCCCGGATCCTTCGGGAGGATCTGCCCCGGGGAGCGTGGCGGCTGGTGGTGACCGAAATCCCCTATCAGGTGCAAAAGTCCCGCCTGATCGAGCGGATCGCCGAGTTGATCGTCGAACACAAGTGCATGTTTTTGGAGGATGTGCGCGACGAGTCCGACGAACGGGTGCGGATCGTGCTGGAGCCTAAATCCAGCCGGATGGATCCGGAAATGGTGCTGGCCTATCTTTACAAGAATACCGACCTGGAGACCCGGGTGACGATGAACTTCAACGTCATCGACCAGGGGCGTCCCAAGGTGCTGGATCTGGCCAGTCTGCTCAAGGCGTGGCTGGCCCATCGCTTCGACGTGCATGGGCGGCGCGCCCGCTTCGAGTTGGCGCGCATCGGCGAACGGCTGCATTTGTTGTCCGCCCATCTGATCGCCCATCTCAATATCGATGAGGTGGTGGCCATCATCAAGGAGCACGACGAGCCGGCTCCGGTGCTCATGGCCCGTTTCGGGCTGGACCGGGAGCAGGCCGAAGCGGTGTTGAATCTCCGGTTGCGGGCCTTGCGGCGGCTGGAGGAGATGGAAATCCGCAAGGAGATGGCCGACAAGGAGGCCAGAGCCCGGGAGTTGACCGCCATGCTCGCCGATGATCGTCTGATGTGGGCGGCCATCGAGGGGGAGTTGCGTCTGACCCGTCAGGAGTTCGCCGATCCCCGCCGTACCGAGTTGGCCGGAGCGCCTCCCCCGGAGGTGATCCTGAAACCCGAAGATCTGACCCCCAGAGAGGCGGTCACCGTGATCCTTTCCCGCATGGGCTGGGTGCGGACCGTGCGGGGACACGAGGAGATCGTGGCCGACAAACTGCGTTTTAAGGGAGAGGATGGGCTGTTGATGACGATCAAGGCCCATGCCAACGACCAGATCACCTTCGTCACCGCGTCGGGCAAGGCGTTTTCCATGCTGGCGGACCGTTTGCCGGCGGGGAAGGGGTTTGGGGATCCGCTGACGGTGCTGTTCAATATAGAAGGCGGGGATGCGGCGGTATGGGTCATGGCTCCGGATCCGGAGCGGGAATATTTCGTGGTCACCCGTCTGGGCCAGGGTTTCCGGGTGTCGGGAGCGGATTTGATCGCCAGTCGGCGCGACGGCAAGCAGTGGTTGACCTTGAAACCCAACGATACCTTGTTGCATCTGCATCCGGTCAAGGGCAGCGAGGTGGCGGCCATCGGTCGGGGTCGCAAGCTGTTGGTGTGCGGGTTGGATGAGTTTCCCTTGTTGTCCCGGGGGCAGGGGGTGCGGATTCAGTTTCTGCTGTCGGATGAGGTGTTGATGGATGCCACCACCTTCCGGCCCGAAGACGGCATTACCCTGGATACGGGCAAACGGCAAAAAAATTTCACGGACCTGACCTTGTGGCGGGGCCGCCGGGCCACCCGTGGCGCCATGCTGCCCCACGGGTTCCTCTCCGGGGCGGTCTTTGTGGGCACCGGGGTTTCGCCTTGGGAAGCGGGCAAAGGATATACCCGGGAGATGTTTTGA
- a CDS encoding bacteriohemerythrin, with translation MNRVCLLEHYLGQTSRGLLLVDDMGIVLFCNGNFLKLFCLDIQESLVERPFGDCLSILEQYVKVGRHDNQSIAEGVSRSHATGIPFTPADFFLAGRWLAVRGRTLEEGGYALTITDVTTHHTTMESLHRSSRITVMALAELAESRDQTTGDHVLRVARLTHAVTRKLMEQGLYGSILHEHFLQNIALASILHDIGKVTTPDRILLKPGALDAQERQIIQQHALMGWSLLKRLNDYLDDDSYLAMAEEIAKSHHENFNGSGYPDGLAGEEIPLSGRIVALADVYDALVSERPYKQAWSEAEAIGFVQKMSGQMFDPQIVDAFLAVLEDRQRSNRIVWTPDMTVGDRLLDFDHCNLIALLNQVYKSIEQRDVIMFNLVQQELFNYTIGHFAREEAYLLKMGYPDLQAHIRIHQALTRKVRDMRHRFLHEVNISTQQQIGDELLELLSGWLREHILHEDGKYYRFVSSLQPDEVDCVQPPHRPFS, from the coding sequence ATGAATCGTGTTTGTTTGCTTGAACATTATCTTGGACAGACAAGCCGGGGTTTGTTGCTGGTCGATGATATGGGCATTGTTTTGTTCTGCAATGGTAATTTCTTGAAGCTGTTCTGTTTGGATATCCAGGAATCCCTGGTGGAACGGCCCTTTGGGGATTGTTTGTCCATTCTGGAACAGTATGTGAAAGTGGGTCGACACGACAATCAATCGATCGCGGAAGGGGTGTCGCGTTCCCATGCGACCGGCATACCGTTTACGCCGGCGGATTTTTTTCTGGCGGGCAGATGGCTGGCGGTGCGGGGACGGACGCTGGAGGAGGGTGGGTATGCGTTGACCATCACCGATGTGACGACGCATCACACCACCATGGAGTCCTTGCACCGTTCCAGTCGGATCACGGTGATGGCGTTGGCGGAGTTGGCGGAGAGTCGGGATCAGACCACGGGGGATCATGTCTTGCGCGTGGCCCGTTTGACCCATGCGGTGACGCGCAAGTTGATGGAGCAGGGGTTGTACGGTTCCATTCTGCACGAGCATTTCTTGCAGAATATCGCCCTGGCCAGCATTCTTCACGACATCGGCAAAGTCACCACCCCCGACCGGATTCTGCTCAAGCCGGGCGCTCTGGATGCCCAGGAGCGTCAGATCATTCAACAGCACGCCCTCATGGGGTGGAGTCTGTTGAAACGCCTGAATGATTATCTCGACGACGACAGCTATCTGGCTATGGCCGAAGAGATCGCCAAATCCCACCATGAGAACTTCAACGGGTCCGGCTATCCGGATGGGCTGGCGGGGGAGGAGATTCCGTTGTCCGGGCGCATCGTCGCGTTGGCGGATGTCTATGACGCCCTGGTTTCGGAGCGGCCCTACAAACAGGCCTGGAGCGAGGCGGAGGCGATCGGGTTTGTGCAGAAGATGTCGGGTCAGATGTTCGATCCCCAGATCGTCGATGCCTTTCTGGCGGTGCTGGAGGATCGTCAGCGCTCCAATCGCATTGTCTGGACTCCGGACATGACGGTTGGAGATCGCCTGTTGGATTTCGATCACTGCAATCTGATCGCGTTGCTGAACCAGGTCTACAAATCCATCGAACAGCGGGATGTGATCATGTTCAATCTGGTGCAGCAGGAGTTGTTCAACTATACGATTGGTCACTTTGCGCGCGAAGAGGCCTATTTGCTCAAGATGGGATATCCGGACTTGCAGGCGCATATCCGGATTCATCAGGCGTTGACCCGGAAGGTACGGGATATGCGTCATCGGTTTCTTCATGAGGTCAACATCTCCACCCAGCAACAGATCGGAGATGAATTGCTGGAACTTCTGAGCGGTTGGCTCAGAGAGCATATTCTCCATGAAGACGGCAAATATTATCGGTTCGTGTCGTCTTTGCAACCAGATGAGGTCGATTGTGTTCAACCGCCTCACCGCCCCTTTTCTTAA
- a CDS encoding DUF2252 family protein — protein MNKEKMIDRLHFLMPHLTQQDILNKIHPNDITDPPSAFLFFRAFVPYFSYEVEKKRLLDALEIAKKRYRCWCVGDPHLENFGVMAQFRQHKSEQILFTMNDPDDGGYGDPAVDLLRYLTGCRLAGQDVVGQGKTIHHRLQDIIHAYRQGLKDDHWPKDLDAVLAFLDQRGVKGSTQDKVREGMQPGCTADPQYFNPTSGTLIRTGSSESDYSISTQEQSVIRGKISQEFSRHYTLMDLIQFSKQSGGSGGLIQYRVLLKRQKSVQKRWPKWVVLDVKPLVRAGIYPLFQDHLKPRVSTSLTPKVIKKRANTSLRRERVGNPDYFNRGVVLNDMGPFLLRVRWSGQFNVKTKQVEKDHALMRAEAWMLGMIHRETLHHLSAYRQELNRHSTQSTLLEQSKRLAKHMRKAFHCVQ, from the coding sequence ATGAATAAAGAAAAAATGATCGATCGGTTGCACTTCTTGATGCCCCACCTGACACAACAAGACATCCTGAACAAGATCCATCCCAACGATATCACCGACCCACCCAGCGCCTTTTTATTTTTCCGCGCCTTTGTTCCCTATTTCAGCTACGAGGTGGAAAAAAAACGGCTCCTGGATGCACTGGAGATCGCCAAGAAGCGCTATCGCTGCTGGTGCGTGGGAGATCCCCATCTGGAGAATTTCGGGGTGATGGCCCAGTTCCGCCAACACAAATCGGAACAGATCCTGTTCACCATGAACGATCCGGATGACGGGGGATACGGGGATCCGGCGGTGGACCTGCTGCGTTATCTGACCGGATGTCGGCTGGCGGGCCAGGATGTGGTGGGACAAGGGAAGACGATCCATCACAGACTCCAAGACATCATCCACGCCTATCGGCAGGGTCTGAAAGACGACCACTGGCCCAAAGATCTGGATGCGGTTTTGGCGTTTCTCGATCAACGGGGCGTCAAAGGGAGTACCCAAGACAAGGTGCGCGAGGGGATGCAACCGGGCTGCACAGCGGATCCCCAATATTTCAACCCCACCAGTGGCACCTTGATCCGTACAGGTTCCAGCGAAAGCGACTACAGCATCTCCACCCAAGAACAATCCGTGATCCGGGGAAAAATCTCCCAGGAGTTCTCCCGTCACTACACGCTCATGGACCTGATCCAGTTTTCCAAGCAATCCGGGGGATCCGGGGGATTGATTCAGTACCGGGTACTCCTGAAACGCCAGAAATCGGTCCAGAAAAGATGGCCGAAATGGGTGGTCCTCGATGTGAAACCCCTGGTGCGTGCCGGCATTTATCCCTTGTTCCAAGACCACCTGAAACCCCGCGTCTCCACCTCCTTGACTCCAAAAGTCATCAAGAAACGGGCCAATACCAGCTTGCGTCGGGAGCGGGTCGGGAATCCCGATTATTTCAATCGGGGGGTGGTGCTGAACGATATGGGACCGTTTCTGTTGCGGGTCCGCTGGAGCGGACAATTCAATGTCAAAACCAAACAGGTGGAAAAAGACCATGCCCTCATGCGCGCCGAAGCCTGGATGCTGGGCATGATCCATCGCGAAACCCTGCACCACCTTTCCGCCTATCGGCAGGAATTGAACCGGCACTCCACCCAATCCACGCTGCTGGAGCAATCCAAACGCCTGGCAAAACACATGCGAAAAGCTTTCCACTGCGTCCAGTGA
- the acnB gene encoding bifunctional aconitate hydratase 2/2-methylisocitrate dehydratase yields MLEAYRQHVEERAKQGVPPLPLTAQQTAEVIALLLNPPAGEAEFLKSLLVNQVPPGVDDAAKVKAAFLDNVAQGKAQCGVISRLEAVRLLGTMIGGFNVMPLIRLLDDAELAAEAVAALSNTLMIYDAFDTLASKAKSNANAKQVLQNWADATWFTSRPPMPEEVTVTLFQVAGETNTDDLSPASEAWSRPDVPVHALSMLGTRQPGSLEEIIRLKQKGHPLAYLGDVVGTGSSRKSAANSLIWHIGEDIPFVPAKRTGGVVIGGTIAPIFFNTAEDSGMLPIQCDVSALKNGDVITINTREGTISRDGAVVTRFALKPDTLADEVRAGGRVNLIVGRKLTAKAREILGLAPTTLFQLPENPPDTGKGYTLAQKMVGKAVAQTGVRPGEYCEPTMTTVGSQDTTGPMTRDEIKELACLGFSADFVIQSFCHTAAYPKAVDVQTHKTLPGFFEERGGVALRPGDGIIHSWLNRMCMPDTVGTGGDSHTRFPIGISFPAGSGLVAFAAATGAMPLVMPESVLVRFTGSMQPGVTLRDLVNAIPYVAIQKGLLTVAKAGKKNIFSGRILEIEGLPDLKVEQAFELSDASAERSAAACTVLLNKEPVIEYIRSNVTLLKNMLNQGYQAAAAISRRIASMEAWLANPTLLQPDPDAEYAAVIEIDLNEIKEPILACPNDPDDVKLLSSVAGTPVDEVFIGSCMTNIGHFRAAAKILDNQPQVPGRLWLSPPTRMDERQLIAEGVYSTFGKSGARMEIPGCSLCMGNQARVKDNTTVVSTSTRNFNNRMGTGSKVFLSSAEVAAISSQLGRLPTVEEYMNIMEERVSPKSASVYKYLNFDEIPNYEQTGGA; encoded by the coding sequence ATGCTCGAAGCCTATCGTCAACACGTCGAGGAACGCGCCAAGCAAGGTGTTCCCCCCCTGCCACTGACTGCTCAACAGACCGCTGAGGTGATCGCGCTGTTGCTCAATCCCCCAGCAGGCGAGGCGGAGTTTTTGAAGAGTCTGTTGGTCAACCAGGTTCCGCCGGGTGTGGACGATGCGGCCAAGGTGAAAGCGGCATTCCTCGATAACGTGGCGCAGGGCAAGGCGCAGTGTGGTGTCATCAGCCGTCTGGAGGCGGTGCGTCTGTTGGGCACCATGATCGGTGGCTTCAATGTGATGCCGTTGATCCGTCTGCTCGATGATGCGGAACTGGCTGCCGAAGCCGTGGCGGCCCTGTCCAATACCCTGATGATCTATGATGCTTTCGACACCCTGGCCAGCAAGGCCAAAAGCAATGCCAACGCCAAACAGGTGTTGCAGAATTGGGCCGATGCCACATGGTTCACCTCCCGTCCGCCCATGCCCGAGGAGGTGACGGTCACCTTGTTCCAGGTGGCGGGTGAAACCAACACCGACGATCTGTCTCCCGCCTCCGAGGCCTGGAGCCGCCCGGATGTGCCGGTGCATGCCCTCTCCATGCTGGGTACCCGTCAGCCCGGCTCTCTGGAAGAGATTATCCGCCTCAAGCAGAAAGGGCATCCCCTGGCCTATCTGGGGGATGTGGTCGGCACGGGTTCTTCCCGCAAGTCGGCGGCCAACTCGTTGATCTGGCACATCGGTGAGGATATCCCGTTCGTGCCGGCGAAGCGTACCGGAGGTGTGGTGATCGGTGGAACCATCGCGCCGATCTTTTTCAATACCGCCGAGGATTCCGGCATGTTGCCGATCCAGTGCGACGTGAGCGCCTTGAAGAATGGTGATGTGATCACCATCAACACCCGGGAAGGCACCATCAGCCGGGATGGCGCGGTGGTGACCCGTTTCGCCCTCAAGCCCGACACCCTCGCCGACGAAGTGCGGGCTGGGGGACGGGTCAATCTGATCGTGGGTCGCAAACTCACCGCCAAGGCCCGGGAGATCCTGGGACTGGCTCCCACCACCTTGTTCCAGTTGCCGGAAAATCCACCGGATACCGGCAAGGGTTACACCCTGGCCCAGAAAATGGTCGGCAAGGCCGTGGCTCAGACGGGGGTGCGCCCGGGTGAATATTGCGAACCCACCATGACCACGGTCGGTTCCCAGGATACCACCGGTCCCATGACCCGGGATGAGATCAAGGAATTGGCCTGCCTCGGTTTTTCGGCGGACTTCGTGATCCAGTCCTTCTGCCATACGGCGGCCTATCCCAAAGCCGTGGATGTCCAGACCCACAAGACCCTGCCGGGTTTCTTCGAGGAGCGGGGCGGTGTGGCTTTGCGCCCGGGGGATGGCATCATCCATTCGTGGCTCAACCGCATGTGCATGCCCGATACCGTGGGTACCGGGGGTGACTCCCACACCCGTTTCCCCATCGGCATCTCCTTCCCGGCGGGTTCCGGATTGGTGGCGTTTGCCGCGGCCACGGGTGCCATGCCCTTGGTCATGCCCGAGTCGGTGCTGGTGCGTTTCACCGGCAGCATGCAACCCGGCGTCACCTTGCGGGATCTGGTCAATGCCATCCCCTATGTGGCCATCCAGAAAGGGTTGTTGACCGTGGCCAAGGCCGGCAAGAAGAATATCTTCTCCGGTCGCATCCTGGAGATCGAGGGATTGCCGGATCTGAAGGTGGAACAGGCGTTTGAATTGAGCGACGCTTCCGCCGAGCGTTCGGCGGCGGCCTGCACCGTGTTGCTGAACAAGGAACCGGTGATCGAATACATCCGTTCCAATGTCACGTTGTTGAAAAACATGCTCAATCAGGGGTATCAGGCGGCAGCAGCCATTTCCAGACGGATTGCCTCCATGGAAGCTTGGCTGGCCAATCCCACCTTGCTGCAACCCGATCCCGATGCGGAATACGCCGCCGTGATCGAAATCGATCTTAACGAGATCAAAGAACCGATCCTGGCCTGCCCCAACGATCCGGATGATGTGAAACTGTTGTCCAGCGTGGCCGGCACCCCGGTGGATGAAGTGTTCATCGGTTCGTGCATGACCAATATCGGCCATTTCCGGGCCGCGGCCAAGATTCTGGACAATCAACCCCAGGTGCCGGGTCGTTTGTGGTTGTCTCCCCCTACCCGCATGGACGAGCGGCAATTGATCGCTGAAGGGGTGTACAGCACCTTCGGCAAGTCCGGTGCCCGGATGGAGATTCCCGGTTGTTCGTTGTGCATGGGCAATCAGGCCCGGGTCAAGGACAACACCACGGTGGTTTCCACCTCCACGCGTAACTTCAACAATCGCATGGGTACAGGTTCGAAGGTGTTTTTGTCTTCAGCCGAGGTGGCGGCCATCTCGTCTCAGTTGGGACGCCTGCCCACCGTGGAAGAGTACATGAATATCATGGAAGAGCGGGTCTCCCCGAAGTCTGCCAGTGTCTACAAGTATCTGAACTTCGACGAAATCCCCAATTATGAGCAAACCGGCGGCGCCTGA